A genomic segment from Thermococcus sp. LS1 encodes:
- a CDS encoding Mrp/NBP35 family ATP-binding protein, with translation MIAIDPRVKGIEARLENVKRIIPVVSGKGGVGKSLVSTTLALVLAEKGYKVGLLDLDFHGASDHVILGFEPEDFPEEDKGVVPPTVHGIKFMSIVYYSEDKPTPMRGMEISDALIELLTITRWDELDYLIIDMPPGLGDQFLDVLRFLKRGEFLVVATPSKLSLNIVRKLLTLLKERDYKVLGIVENMKLHSEQRGDEKDIEALAEEFSLPYLAGIPLYDDLEEKIGKPEELLRTEFAERIREVAGKL, from the coding sequence ATGATAGCCATAGATCCCCGCGTCAAGGGCATAGAGGCTCGCCTTGAAAATGTGAAGCGCATCATTCCCGTCGTCAGTGGCAAGGGCGGCGTTGGAAAGTCGCTGGTTTCAACAACGCTCGCCCTCGTTCTAGCGGAGAAGGGCTATAAGGTCGGCCTCCTCGACCTCGACTTCCACGGCGCGAGCGACCACGTAATCCTCGGCTTCGAGCCGGAGGACTTCCCTGAGGAGGACAAAGGCGTCGTCCCGCCGACGGTTCACGGAATAAAGTTCATGAGCATCGTCTACTACTCGGAGGATAAACCAACACCCATGAGGGGCATGGAGATAAGCGATGCGCTCATTGAGCTCCTCACTATAACCCGCTGGGACGAGCTGGACTACCTCATCATCGACATGCCGCCGGGCCTCGGCGACCAGTTCCTCGATGTCCTTCGCTTCCTTAAGAGGGGCGAGTTCCTGGTTGTGGCAACACCTTCAAAGCTCTCCCTCAACATCGTCAGGAAGCTCCTCACCCTCCTGAAGGAGAGGGACTACAAGGTTCTCGGTATCGTCGAGAACATGAAACTCCATTCGGAGCAACGGGGCGATGAGAAGGACATAGAGGCCCTTGCAGAGGAGTTCAGCTTGCCCTACCTGGCCGGCATCCCGCTCTACGACGACCTTGAGGAGAAAATAGGGAAGCCCGAGGAACTCCTCAGGACGGAGTTTGCAGAGAGGATAAGGGAAGTTGCGGGGAAGCTTTAA
- a CDS encoding iron ABC transporter substrate-binding protein has translation MRKVLALLLVLLVVSVSGCIGTTENPTNTATTETGSAYVTVTDLLGRTVEVPAHVTKVVAAGPGALRLMVYLNASDMVIGVEDFEKRYNYGRPYIIAHPELKELPTIGPGGPGKLPDLEALVKLKPDVIFITYVDAKTADDIQEKTGVPVVVLSYGQLATFDDEELFKSLELAGKILGKEKRAEEVINFIKSIQDDLMKRTENVESPAVYVGGIGYKGAHGIESTEAKYPPFVVVHAKNVADELGDGHTFIDKEQLLEWNPDYIFIDEGGLKLVLDDYQKDPDFYNSLKAVREGNVYGILPYNFYTTNIGTALADAYFIGKVLYPERFEDIDPAEKADEIYTFLLGKPVYSVMAEKFGGFGKIDLANGTVKYSLPTSP, from the coding sequence ATGAGGAAGGTTCTGGCTCTGCTTCTCGTTCTGCTGGTTGTCTCTGTAAGCGGGTGCATAGGCACGACGGAAAATCCAACCAATACTGCCACTACAGAGACCGGTTCGGCTTACGTAACTGTGACGGATCTGCTCGGAAGAACCGTTGAGGTTCCGGCTCATGTCACCAAGGTTGTAGCCGCTGGACCCGGAGCTTTGAGGCTGATGGTCTATCTCAACGCTAGCGACATGGTGATTGGAGTCGAGGACTTCGAGAAGCGCTACAACTACGGCAGGCCCTACATAATAGCCCATCCCGAGCTCAAGGAGCTGCCCACCATAGGGCCAGGTGGCCCCGGAAAGCTTCCCGATTTGGAAGCACTGGTTAAGCTCAAACCTGACGTGATATTCATCACCTACGTTGACGCCAAGACCGCTGACGACATCCAAGAGAAGACAGGCGTCCCAGTTGTAGTCCTCAGCTACGGCCAGTTGGCTACCTTCGACGACGAGGAGCTCTTTAAGTCCCTCGAGCTGGCAGGTAAAATCCTCGGAAAGGAGAAGCGCGCGGAGGAGGTTATAAACTTTATCAAATCCATCCAGGACGACCTCATGAAGCGCACCGAGAACGTTGAGAGTCCAGCTGTTTACGTCGGTGGAATAGGCTACAAGGGAGCACACGGCATAGAGAGCACCGAAGCCAAATATCCACCTTTTGTGGTTGTTCACGCCAAGAACGTCGCTGATGAGCTCGGTGACGGGCACACATTCATCGACAAGGAGCAGCTCCTTGAGTGGAACCCAGACTACATCTTCATCGATGAGGGCGGCCTTAAGCTCGTCCTCGATGACTACCAGAAAGACCCGGATTTCTACAACTCCCTTAAGGCCGTCAGAGAGGGCAACGTCTACGGAATCCTTCCGTACAATTTCTACACCACCAACATCGGAACCGCTTTAGCGGACGCCTACTTCATCGGAAAAGTCCTCTATCCAGAGCGCTTTGAAGACATAGACCCCGCCGAGAAGGCCGACGAGATATACACCTTCCTTCTCGGGAAGCCCGTCTACAGCGTCATGGCCGAGAAGTTCGGTGGTTTCGGAAAGATCGACCTCGCCAACGGAACCGTTAAGTACTCACTGCCTACTTCACCGTGA
- a CDS encoding iron ABC transporter permease, with product MDYEGYVAKKLLVGLSLFLLLVLVSMYSLAHGAYSLTIGEVMNALLGGGSGSAHLVVWNIRLPRIVAAILVGASLAIAGAVMQGFLRNPLATPFTIGVSHGAMFGASLAILLGAGYAESSGRISLSNPYAVVIFAFLGAISATAVILALAKLKGLSPEAIILAGVAMSSLFVALTTLVQYFADELQLAAMVYWSFGDLGRATWREDGIMFAVFIPVFLYFVIKRWDLNASAMGDDVAKSVGVEVERVRLISTFLAALITAISVAFVGVIGFVGLIAPHAIRLIVGGDYRFLIPLSALTGALLLLAADTVARLAFSPMILPVGVVTSFLGAPTFIYLLIRMEGRR from the coding sequence ATGGACTACGAGGGCTACGTTGCCAAAAAGCTGCTCGTTGGCCTTTCCCTCTTTCTTCTTCTCGTCCTCGTTAGCATGTACTCCCTCGCCCATGGTGCCTACAGCCTCACGATTGGAGAGGTGATGAATGCTCTTCTCGGTGGTGGGAGCGGGAGCGCCCATCTCGTCGTCTGGAACATCCGCCTGCCGAGAATCGTTGCTGCTATTCTTGTGGGGGCTTCTCTGGCCATAGCCGGAGCGGTCATGCAGGGCTTCCTCAGGAACCCTCTCGCCACTCCGTTCACGATAGGCGTTTCACACGGGGCGATGTTTGGCGCCTCCCTGGCGATACTCCTCGGAGCGGGCTACGCGGAAAGCTCGGGCAGGATTTCGCTCAGCAATCCCTACGCGGTGGTTATCTTCGCCTTTCTCGGGGCGATAAGTGCTACCGCGGTTATCCTTGCCCTCGCCAAACTCAAAGGCCTCAGTCCTGAGGCCATAATTCTCGCCGGAGTGGCCATGAGCTCCCTCTTTGTGGCCCTAACGACACTCGTCCAATACTTCGCCGACGAGCTCCAGCTGGCTGCAATGGTCTACTGGAGCTTCGGCGATCTTGGCAGGGCGACGTGGAGGGAAGATGGAATAATGTTTGCCGTTTTCATTCCGGTTTTCCTATACTTCGTTATCAAGCGCTGGGACCTTAACGCCTCGGCGATGGGAGATGATGTTGCAAAGTCGGTCGGTGTAGAGGTCGAGAGGGTCAGGCTTATCTCGACGTTTTTGGCTGCACTGATAACGGCAATCAGCGTGGCCTTCGTTGGGGTAATAGGCTTCGTCGGCTTAATAGCTCCCCACGCCATCAGGCTTATCGTCGGCGGTGACTACCGCTTCCTCATTCCCCTTTCTGCTCTAACCGGGGCTCTACTCCTCCTCGCGGCGGATACAGTTGCGAGGCTGGCTTTCTCACCGATGATCCTGCCCGTTGGCGTTGTAACCTCCTTCCTCGGTGCGCCGACATTCATATACCTCCTCATAAGGATGGAGGGGCGGCGATGA
- a CDS encoding NifB/NifX family molybdenum-iron cluster-binding protein has product MRIAVPIKDDSGLESEVCEHFGRARYFVFIDIEDGEVKGSEVVEVPFKDHEPGDLPAFIKEHGGKVVLAYGMGRRAIAYFNAMGIEVVTGASGRVNDLVEAFLRGTLKVDSNWRSKGDFGQHEF; this is encoded by the coding sequence ATGAGGATAGCCGTGCCGATAAAGGACGATAGCGGCCTTGAGAGCGAGGTCTGCGAGCACTTCGGAAGGGCCAGATACTTCGTTTTCATTGACATTGAAGACGGAGAAGTCAAAGGTTCAGAGGTTGTAGAGGTACCCTTTAAGGACCATGAGCCTGGCGACCTGCCCGCCTTTATTAAGGAGCACGGGGGAAAAGTCGTCCTTGCCTACGGCATGGGGAGGAGGGCCATCGCCTACTTCAACGCCATGGGAATAGAGGTCGTCACAGGCGCAAGTGGAAGGGTGAACGACCTCGTGGAGGCCTTCCTAAGGGGAACGCTGAAAGTAGACTCCAACTGGAGAAGCAAAGGCGATTTCGGACAGCACGAGTTCTGA
- a CDS encoding FmdE family protein, whose translation MLALNRLVEEKDTEKILEYAREFHGHICPYLALGIRASLIAMEELGVGRLDYSGSVDESILAIVEVNSCFTDGVQVATGCTLGNNSLIYIDLGKTALTLVKRSTWEGVRVYADAEKLRKYYPPGTTELFNKVVKERKGTPEERRRLWELWESIAKTMLYLPKEEFKIERVKVPPIEQAPIVESVRCSRCGELVMSTRIVYINEEPLCMRCAHEKYHAIIGRGIVEVNGFRGC comes from the coding sequence ATGCTCGCGCTCAACCGTCTCGTGGAGGAGAAGGATACAGAGAAAATCCTTGAATACGCCCGCGAGTTTCACGGCCATATCTGTCCATACCTCGCCCTCGGAATAAGGGCTTCACTGATAGCGATGGAGGAACTAGGCGTCGGAAGGCTTGACTATTCTGGAAGCGTCGATGAGTCCATTCTTGCCATAGTCGAGGTCAACAGCTGCTTTACTGACGGCGTCCAGGTAGCTACAGGCTGCACGCTGGGAAATAACTCCCTGATATACATCGACCTCGGCAAGACCGCCCTGACTCTCGTCAAGCGCTCCACATGGGAGGGCGTTAGGGTCTACGCCGATGCTGAGAAGCTGAGGAAATATTATCCACCGGGCACGACCGAGCTCTTCAATAAGGTCGTTAAGGAACGGAAAGGAACCCCGGAAGAGCGGAGGCGCCTCTGGGAGCTCTGGGAATCGATTGCTAAAACCATGCTTTACCTGCCAAAAGAAGAGTTCAAAATCGAGCGCGTCAAGGTTCCGCCAATCGAACAGGCGCCAATAGTTGAGAGCGTCCGCTGCTCCCGCTGTGGCGAGCTGGTCATGTCCACGAGGATCGTTTACATCAACGAGGAGCCCCTCTGCATGAGATGCGCTCATGAGAAGTATCACGCCATCATCGGCAGAGGCATAGTCGAGGTCAACGGCTTTAGGGGGTGCTGA
- the hypA gene encoding hydrogenase nickel incorporation protein HypA has product MHEWALADGIVRTALDYAQREGAKKLLAIQVVLGELQDVNAEIVEFAMKELLKGTIGEGAEIEFVEEEAVFKCRDCGHEWKLKEVKGSFDERIKEDIHFIPEVVHAFLACPKCGSRDFEVVQGRGVYISGIKIEKEGDA; this is encoded by the coding sequence ATGCACGAGTGGGCTCTGGCTGATGGAATAGTTAGAACCGCCCTCGACTACGCTCAAAGAGAAGGTGCAAAAAAGCTTCTGGCAATTCAAGTAGTCCTCGGAGAGCTCCAGGACGTTAACGCCGAGATAGTAGAGTTTGCCATGAAGGAGCTTCTCAAGGGCACCATCGGAGAGGGTGCGGAGATAGAGTTCGTCGAGGAAGAGGCAGTCTTCAAGTGCCGCGACTGCGGTCACGAGTGGAAGCTCAAGGAAGTGAAGGGAAGCTTCGATGAGCGCATCAAAGAGGACATCCACTTCATCCCTGAGGTAGTTCACGCCTTCTTGGCCTGTCCGAAGTGCGGCAGCAGGGACTTCGAAGTCGTACAGGGTAGGGGAGTTTACATAAGCGGGATAAAAATCGAGAAGGAGGGAGATGCATGA
- a CDS encoding hydrogenase 3 maturation endopeptidase HyCI, with protein MELEELFQNAKRIVICGIGNELRGDDAFGVFVAEILAELVKSPNVLVINCGEVPESYTGKIAEFKPDLVIFVDAVDFGGEHGELVVADPEGTLGEAVSTHSLPLKFLVQYLKTRVNAKFVLIGCQPRSLGLFEEPSEVIRERAEMLAQAIADSLNGGE; from the coding sequence ATGGAGCTCGAAGAACTCTTCCAGAACGCTAAACGTATCGTTATCTGCGGCATAGGGAACGAACTTAGGGGAGACGACGCCTTTGGTGTCTTTGTGGCGGAGATACTGGCGGAGCTTGTCAAAAGCCCGAACGTCTTAGTCATCAACTGCGGTGAAGTGCCCGAGAGCTACACCGGAAAGATAGCAGAGTTCAAGCCTGATCTGGTTATCTTCGTCGATGCCGTTGACTTCGGTGGGGAGCACGGAGAGCTCGTAGTCGCCGATCCAGAGGGAACACTCGGTGAGGCTGTTTCGACCCATAGTCTGCCCCTCAAATTCTTAGTCCAGTACCTCAAAACGAGAGTAAATGCAAAGTTCGTCCTCATAGGCTGCCAGCCACGCTCGCTCGGTCTTTTCGAGGAGCCGAGCGAGGTGATAAGAGAGAGGGCTGAGATGCTGGCACAGGCGATTGCAGATTCGCTTAACGGGGGCGAATGA
- a CDS encoding nucleotidyltransferase: MSIEAAKQSLLQRIREFYGDNLLSVVFYGAHLKGGLDEIDVLVIIDEPYDPVKINRVADFIENIKEPVEEEYGHFIAFELYTREEAENFHSSFLDVAKAHEIAYDRDNYFQNLLREMLNPKKTMEYVKYISTIEYIPVDEEKREEQ, from the coding sequence ATGAGCATTGAGGCGGCAAAGCAGAGTCTTCTTCAGCGGATAAGGGAATTCTACGGCGACAATCTGCTCTCCGTGGTCTTCTACGGGGCACATCTGAAGGGAGGGCTTGATGAGATTGATGTGCTGGTTATAATCGATGAACCCTACGACCCGGTCAAGATCAACCGGGTGGCGGACTTTATAGAAAACATCAAGGAGCCCGTTGAGGAGGAATACGGCCACTTCATAGCCTTTGAGCTCTACACGAGGGAAGAGGCGGAGAACTTCCACTCGTCCTTCCTCGACGTTGCCAAGGCCCACGAGATTGCCTACGACAGGGACAACTACTTCCAGAACCTGCTCAGAGAGATGCTAAATCCGAAGAAGACTATGGAGTACGTGAAGTACATAAGCACCATCGAGTACATCCCAGTGGATGAGGAGAAAAGGGAGGAGCAATGA
- a CDS encoding cation diffusion facilitator family transporter has product MGHHHSHGAMKSRMVFSIILNFVITIAEVIGGILSGSLALLSDSLHNFSDAMSLLASYIAIRIGEREKNEKYTFGYKRAEILVAFVNSAVLVGVALFLLVEAYKRFRDPNPIDTGLMLVVAVIGLLANLLSVLLLHEHAHESINVRSAYLHLVSDTLSSVAVVAGGLAIRYYDLVWIDPLVTVFISLYILREGYEILKESVEVLMEASPELDFDAIKAEIESIPGVKNAHHFHAWRIGEKEIHFECHVEVNDMPVSEAQRIIDEVEERLRKYGVTHVTVQLEVNRCGDDGVICRS; this is encoded by the coding sequence ATGGGACACCACCACTCCCACGGGGCCATGAAATCCCGTATGGTCTTCTCCATAATCCTGAACTTTGTCATTACGATAGCTGAGGTCATAGGTGGAATTCTTTCCGGAAGTTTAGCTCTCCTGAGCGACTCGCTCCACAACTTCAGCGACGCTATGAGCCTCCTGGCGAGCTACATAGCGATAAGAATCGGCGAGCGTGAAAAGAACGAGAAGTACACCTTCGGCTACAAGAGGGCTGAGATACTCGTCGCCTTTGTCAACTCTGCCGTCCTCGTCGGCGTTGCCCTCTTCCTGCTCGTGGAGGCCTACAAGCGCTTCAGGGATCCCAATCCAATAGACACGGGCCTCATGCTTGTGGTGGCAGTTATTGGACTTCTGGCAAACCTTCTCTCCGTTCTCCTCCTCCACGAGCACGCCCACGAGAGCATCAACGTTCGCTCCGCTTACCTTCATCTTGTGAGCGACACGCTGTCTTCGGTGGCTGTGGTGGCCGGCGGTCTGGCCATAAGATACTACGACCTCGTCTGGATAGACCCCCTTGTCACCGTGTTCATCTCCCTCTACATCCTCCGCGAGGGCTATGAGATACTTAAGGAGAGCGTCGAGGTTCTCATGGAGGCATCGCCCGAACTCGACTTCGATGCAATAAAGGCAGAAATCGAGTCGATCCCTGGCGTTAAAAATGCTCACCACTTCCATGCATGGCGCATTGGAGAGAAGGAGATACACTTCGAGTGCCACGTCGAGGTTAACGACATGCCCGTGAGCGAAGCTCAGCGCATAATCGACGAGGTCGAGGAGAGGCTGAGGAAATACGGCGTGACCCATGTAACGGTCCAGCTCGAAGTGAACCGCTGCGGTGATGACGGCGTGATATGCAGGAGTTAA
- the tdt gene encoding tellurite-resistance/dicarboxylate transporter — translation MRLNVKDFAPSWFASVMGTGALALVSKAYSSKLPILESFAEFLVYLNTVLFFVLLIPWVLRWIKYRENALADLHHPVLGNFYGTIAIAMLVLSADYLTILGNTSVAWAFWLAGTPLTIFFALLIPYLVFTSEGVDTKAITPAWFIPPVGLIVIPISGAKLMTLASGTAREVMAFIDYFAWGAGFFLYLALFAIVMYRLITHEPMPCGIAPSIWINLGPIGAGTSTLYALVKASDFITVKEPLLTFGLFFWGFGVWWFIMAVLLTLHYIRKLNLPYSLAWWAFIFPFGAYVSAIYNVGTTFGIGATVNFGFALYWLLLAMWLITGIKTIVHVLSSPKPGDKV, via the coding sequence ATGAGACTGAACGTGAAAGACTTCGCCCCAAGCTGGTTCGCGAGCGTCATGGGCACAGGAGCTTTGGCGCTGGTAAGCAAAGCTTACTCCTCAAAGCTCCCAATCCTCGAAAGTTTCGCCGAGTTCCTCGTTTATCTTAACACCGTCCTCTTCTTCGTTCTGCTGATTCCGTGGGTTCTCAGATGGATCAAATACAGGGAGAACGCTCTGGCGGATCTGCACCATCCAGTCCTCGGCAATTTCTACGGGACGATAGCCATTGCAATGCTCGTGCTCTCCGCGGACTACCTCACAATCCTCGGGAATACAAGTGTGGCATGGGCCTTCTGGCTCGCCGGGACACCGCTGACGATATTCTTCGCCCTGCTGATTCCATACCTTGTCTTCACGAGCGAAGGCGTAGATACCAAGGCCATAACACCCGCCTGGTTCATTCCGCCGGTGGGGCTGATAGTCATCCCGATAAGCGGGGCGAAGCTCATGACGCTCGCCTCTGGAACTGCGAGAGAAGTTATGGCCTTCATCGACTACTTCGCCTGGGGCGCTGGGTTCTTCCTGTATTTAGCACTCTTCGCCATCGTGATGTACAGACTCATAACCCACGAGCCGATGCCCTGCGGCATAGCGCCCTCAATATGGATAAACCTCGGTCCGATAGGGGCTGGAACCTCAACCCTCTACGCCCTCGTTAAAGCTTCCGACTTCATAACCGTCAAGGAACCGCTCTTAACTTTCGGCCTGTTCTTCTGGGGCTTCGGCGTCTGGTGGTTCATCATGGCAGTCCTACTGACCCTCCACTACATCAGAAAGCTCAACCTGCCATACAGCCTGGCCTGGTGGGCCTTCATATTCCCCTTTGGAGCCTACGTGAGTGCCATATACAACGTTGGGACGACGTTCGGAATAGGTGCAACCGTTAACTTTGGCTTCGCCCTGTACTGGCTGCTCCTAGCGATGTGGCTCATCACGGGGATTAAAACTATCGTGCACGTACTTTCCAGCCCCAAGCCAGGAGACAAGGTATAA
- a CDS encoding Na+/H+ antiporter subunit E codes for MRGVIPTALLAFITYIIFTGSSSPYDLFTGAVVAIGVGLLMGKYVVQNDAKAINPVRWLWGLAYFLWYMLVAETKSHIDVIIRIITGNYNPGIVKVPIGVETSYAKTLVANSITNTPGTVVVDMDENYLYVNWIDVTTLDPEKAKGEISADFERFAKRIFE; via the coding sequence ATGAGGGGGGTCATTCCAACGGCCCTGCTCGCGTTCATCACGTACATAATCTTCACTGGTTCAAGCAGTCCCTACGACCTGTTCACTGGAGCGGTTGTGGCAATAGGAGTGGGGCTGCTGATGGGGAAATACGTTGTTCAGAATGATGCCAAGGCCATAAATCCAGTGAGGTGGCTGTGGGGACTCGCCTACTTCCTCTGGTATATGCTCGTGGCAGAGACGAAGTCCCACATAGACGTCATAATCAGGATTATCACCGGCAACTACAACCCCGGAATAGTGAAGGTGCCTATTGGTGTCGAGACGAGCTACGCCAAGACCCTCGTGGCGAACTCGATAACCAACACCCCTGGAACGGTCGTAGTAGACATGGACGAGAACTACCTCTACGTGAACTGGATTGACGTGACGACTCTGGACCCTGAGAAGGCTAAGGGAGAAATCTCGGCGGACTTTGAGAGGTTCGCGAAGAGAATATTCGAGTGA
- a CDS encoding proton-conducting transporter membrane subunit has translation MDVVGLTPIIPVLFAFGLPLTSIIIKGNRKIIQAYALLGTGLTLISAFKLFQLAYSSDKPLIYTFGKWVAPIGIIYEVDRTGALITLVTAALMFLIAIYSYRYLEHEEGLEWYYTLYLGLEAGLLGVLLTGDAFNLFVMIEVTSIAAYALVAFYRGRRDAVHAALKYAFIGAIGTTMYFLALGILYGAFGTVNLADLTAKVHGMDFPLTGAPVGDIVVASGVALALATWAFLIKAAIVPNHFWLPEAHPAAPSPISAVLSGLVVNVGVYSLIRFLYTVYGGELAPGLAKVVGTLGTVLIALGAVSALFGALMMNVQRDVKKLIAYSTIMHMGYLFMAVGLGTQLGLQAALFHIINHAIAKALLFLAAGMFIHAAGSRDIGDLTGLGRQMPVATFSLAIATLSLVGIPPLNVFFSKLLLFDALMERSLALAMVIVVSSVIALVAYMRVLYRVWLGKPSREVVVGESMSMAFVVLLLAAAVVVIGLAAPVILQHYIEPAAAQTMDYRLYIQTALEYASRLKLL, from the coding sequence ATGGATGTGGTCGGACTGACACCAATCATTCCAGTACTGTTTGCCTTTGGACTTCCCCTCACGTCGATTATTATCAAGGGCAACAGGAAGATAATCCAAGCGTATGCCCTATTGGGAACAGGTTTAACTTTAATCAGTGCCTTTAAGCTCTTCCAGCTGGCCTACTCTTCGGATAAGCCCCTGATTTACACCTTTGGTAAGTGGGTGGCTCCAATAGGCATAATCTACGAGGTTGACAGGACTGGCGCTCTCATAACCCTGGTTACTGCTGCGCTGATGTTCCTGATTGCGATTTACAGCTACCGCTACCTGGAGCACGAGGAGGGCTTAGAGTGGTACTACACGCTCTACCTCGGCCTTGAGGCAGGTTTACTCGGCGTTCTCCTCACGGGCGACGCCTTCAACCTCTTCGTCATGATAGAAGTCACAAGCATCGCAGCGTATGCCCTCGTGGCGTTCTACAGGGGAAGGAGGGATGCCGTGCACGCTGCCCTTAAGTACGCATTCATAGGCGCCATAGGAACCACCATGTACTTCCTCGCGCTTGGAATACTCTACGGCGCCTTCGGCACGGTTAATCTTGCCGATTTGACGGCAAAGGTTCACGGAATGGACTTCCCTCTAACTGGTGCTCCAGTTGGGGATATCGTGGTTGCCTCGGGTGTTGCCTTGGCCTTGGCAACCTGGGCGTTCCTCATAAAGGCCGCAATAGTCCCGAACCACTTCTGGCTTCCAGAAGCGCACCCAGCAGCGCCGAGTCCAATCTCGGCCGTACTCTCTGGATTAGTCGTCAACGTCGGTGTCTACTCACTCATCAGGTTCCTCTACACCGTCTACGGCGGCGAACTCGCGCCGGGCTTGGCGAAAGTAGTTGGTACCCTTGGAACGGTGCTCATTGCCCTCGGTGCAGTCTCGGCACTCTTCGGTGCCCTTATGATGAACGTCCAGCGCGACGTGAAGAAGCTCATTGCTTACTCCACGATAATGCACATGGGCTACCTGTTCATGGCCGTTGGCCTCGGCACCCAGCTTGGACTCCAGGCGGCACTTTTCCATATCATTAACCATGCCATCGCCAAGGCCCTCCTCTTCCTCGCCGCTGGGATGTTCATCCACGCCGCTGGCTCCAGGGACATCGGCGATTTGACCGGTCTTGGCAGGCAGATGCCAGTCGCCACCTTCAGCCTGGCAATAGCAACGCTGAGCCTCGTGGGGATCCCACCGCTCAACGTCTTCTTCAGCAAGTTACTGCTCTTCGATGCGCTGATGGAGAGGAGCCTTGCCCTGGCAATGGTCATAGTCGTCAGCTCAGTTATTGCGCTCGTTGCTTACATGCGCGTCCTCTACAGAGTATGGCTTGGCAAGCCGTCCAGAGAAGTGGTAGTGGGAGAATCTATGAGCATGGCATTCGTGGTGCTCCTGCTGGCGGCTGCGGTTGTTGTGATAGGCCTCGCCGCGCCGGTGATACTCCAGCACTACATCGAACCTGCCGCGGCCCAGACGATGGACTACAGGCTTTACATCCAGACCGCCCTGGAGTATGCGTCAAGATTAAAACTCCTCTAA
- the mobA gene encoding molybdenum cofactor guanylyltransferase MobA: MIGAVLAGGRGRRFGGNKLLFRIDGKPLVLYAVEALEATKEIDGIVLVASPENAERLKKFGYEVIVDELMVGPIGGIYTALSLDDAFVVAGDMPLIVPEFVDYIIREFRKSGKAVCVPRWSNGYIEPLHAAYSEGFRKILEEQIKSGDYMIRKAIERVDTCYLPIEELPERWRESFFNVNRKEDLRKLTHASF; this comes from the coding sequence ATGATAGGAGCAGTTTTGGCCGGGGGGAGGGGCAGACGCTTCGGCGGCAATAAGCTGCTCTTCAGGATAGACGGGAAGCCGCTTGTTCTTTACGCCGTCGAAGCCCTTGAAGCCACCAAAGAAATAGATGGGATCGTCCTTGTGGCTTCTCCCGAGAATGCAGAACGTCTGAAAAAGTTCGGCTACGAGGTCATCGTTGACGAGCTGATGGTCGGTCCCATAGGCGGCATCTACACTGCATTGAGCCTCGATGATGCCTTCGTGGTGGCTGGCGACATGCCCCTGATAGTCCCAGAATTCGTTGATTACATAATTCGTGAATTCAGGAAAAGTGGGAAAGCAGTCTGCGTTCCGCGCTGGAGTAATGGATACATAGAACCCCTCCACGCGGCTTACTCTGAGGGATTCAGAAAAATCCTTGAGGAACAGATTAAGAGCGGAGACTACATGATAAGGAAAGCCATAGAGAGAGTCGACACCTGCTACCTGCCGATAGAGGAGCTTCCGGAGAGGTGGCGCGAGAGCTTCTTCAACGTGAACAGGAAGGAGGATTTAAGGAAGCTTACCCATGCCTCTTTCTAA